The sequence below is a genomic window from Photobacterium atrarenae.
AATAAGACGTTGCGCGTTGGTCATTTCCATAGTGGTAGGCCTTTCATTATCTATTGAGCTGGGATTGAGATTAGCAGGTTGCGGGTAAAAAAAATTGATCTGACGACGGCTTGAAGGTGATTTTCCGTGAAATATAAATGACCGACGAAAGCTTGCCCAGTCAGGCTTCGCAGCGGATCAGGCCGCGGCTGGAAGCCCGGCTTTTCGCGGTCTTGGGAGAGCTTGCCAAAAACAGGGTTAATGAATTGATAACGTACTGATATACTTCAGCTCTTAACTTGCTGCAAGGATGTAGACACGGATGACATGGTTACAGGTTGCCGGTTATGTGGTGTGGTTGGCTGTGATACTGCTCAGTTTTCCCCGCGAATTCTGGCCCAAGTTTCGCTATGAGAAGGACTACCAGCATCTGGTGATGGCGAGCATAGTGATCCTGTTTATGTTGTGGGGACTGCGGGCCGGGATCGCCGATGGGCTGCAGGTGCATTTTCTTGCCCTGACGGTGCTGGCGTTGTCTCACGGCTGGCAGATTGCCACCTTGATTGGGTCGGCGGCGACTTTGCTGATGGCGGCGCTGGGCTTCGTGGCCTGGCCGGATATCGGCCTTTATGCCCTTACGGGCGTGATGCTACCGGCGATGTTCAGCTTTGCGGTGTTTTGGCTCAGCTACCGTTTTCTGACCCGGCACCTGTTTGTCTATATCTTTGTTGCTGCCTTTCTCAACGGCGCGCTGACTATGATCGTGCACCTGCTGCTGACCAGTGGCTGGATGTTCTGGAGCGGGACGTACAGCTGGGCTTATATCATGGACAATTATCTGTCGCTGCTTCCGCTGTTGCTGTTCCCCGAAGCCTTGCTGAACGGGATGGCAACGACC
It includes:
- a CDS encoding energy-coupling factor ABC transporter permease, which gives rise to MTWLQVAGYVVWLAVILLSFPREFWPKFRYEKDYQHLVMASIVILFMLWGLRAGIADGLQVHFLALTVLALSHGWQIATLIGSAATLLMAALGFVAWPDIGLYALTGVMLPAMFSFAVFWLSYRFLTRHLFVYIFVAAFLNGALTMIVHLLLTSGWMFWSGTYSWAYIMDNYLSLLPLLLFPEALLNGMATTLLVVYKPEWVRTFADRDYLDPFNHKK